From a single Candidatus Delongbacteria bacterium genomic region:
- a CDS encoding TatD family hydrolase, whose translation MLIDSHAHLDFPSFDEDREAMLERAWQAGLEAVIQVCFNAETIERGFRLLDGHPRIWFAVGIHPQAADEFTPEMLARVDELSRHPRVVAIGEVGLDNFREYALVPNQEACFRAMVRLARERALPLVIHSRDARDETVRILREEGAGAVGGVMHCYSYDLDTALELVELGFHISFPCFVTYPKRNQHEVVLGLPLERILLETDSPFMPPQRLRGRRNEPACVADSAATIAELLGRSVEEVARITSANAVRLFRLPLVAEPLSGQEPA comes from the coding sequence ATGTTGATCGACAGCCACGCCCATCTGGACTTTCCCTCCTTCGACGAAGACCGCGAGGCCATGCTCGAGCGAGCCTGGCAGGCGGGCCTTGAGGCGGTGATTCAGGTGTGCTTCAACGCCGAGACCATCGAACGCGGGTTCAGGCTGCTGGACGGGCATCCGCGGATCTGGTTCGCGGTGGGCATCCATCCCCAGGCGGCCGATGAATTCACTCCCGAGATGCTGGCCCGGGTGGACGAGCTCTCCCGGCACCCGCGCGTGGTGGCGATCGGCGAAGTGGGGCTGGACAATTTTCGCGAGTACGCCCTGGTGCCCAACCAGGAAGCTTGCTTCCGGGCGATGGTGAGGCTGGCCCGCGAGCGCGCCCTGCCGCTGGTGATCCATTCCCGGGACGCGCGTGACGAAACGGTGCGCATCCTGCGCGAAGAGGGAGCCGGCGCTGTCGGCGGCGTGATGCACTGTTATTCCTACGATCTGGACACGGCGCTCGAGCTGGTGGAGCTGGGCTTTCACATCAGTTTCCCCTGTTTCGTGACCTACCCCAAACGCAACCAGCACGAGGTGGTGCTCGGGCTGCCCCTCGAACGGATCCTGCTGGAGACCGATTCGCCCTTCATGCCGCCCCAGCGCTTGCGGGGCCGGCGCAACGAACCCGCGTGCGTGGCCGACAGTGCCGCCACCATCGCCGAACTGCTGGGCCGCTCCGTTGAGGAGGTGGCCCGCATCACCAGCGCCAATGCGGTGCGGCTGTTCCGTCTGCCCCTTGTGGCGGAACCGCTCTCGGGACAGGAGCCGGCGTGA